Proteins from one Chitinophaga oryzae genomic window:
- a CDS encoding glycoside hydrolase family 31 protein produces MQVETSSSKYGIKHYPDAIREWKKEGNYFCFYTTETILEVRVIADKIIRFRYAADGTFQRDFSYATSDTLEESPITFGIKEWEETFEIYTDVLKVFIARDNLRITITDKDGKVINQDEMGFHWQHYLQKGGKIVYCSKLVQEDECFYGLGDKPTELNLRGKRLENYGTDAYGYQKDTDPLYRNIPFYYGLHNGIGYGIFFDNTFRTIFDFGKEREDACSFWARGGEMNYYFIYGPELLDVAASYTRITGTPELPPLWTLGYHQCRWSYYPDSRVREIAAEFRKRRIPCDVIYLDIDYMEGFRCFTWSKEYFPDPAGLIRDLAAQGFKVVVIIDPGIKVDPEYSIYQEGVKNNYFCKRADGALMEGDVWPGKCVFPDFTNPEVREWWSSLFKGLAETGVRGVWNDMNEPAVFEMGTFPEDVRHDYDGEEVSHRKAHNVYGHLMSKATAAGMKKYLLPNRPFLITRSCYAGAQRWSSVWTGDNVSSWEHLWLASVQCQRLAVSGLSFAGSDIGGFIGEPDGELYTRWIQLGTFHPLMRTHSASNETGFNQEPWSFGPDYEKIVARFISLRYELLPYLYTTFWQYATHGTPMLRPIAFVAQHDPATHNCTHEFMAGDALLISHVSEEGMKEKAVYLPQGQWYYFWNDKVYNGGQQVTVATPLEEMPLFVKAGAVVPRYPVMQHTYETPITEMLLHVYYGDTVTQSTLYEDAGDHYGYKNGQYNVITFKQVSSAEQFMLKKKYFVNYETAYSHHRIILHGLPFEAGAVLVDGVPLMLTAEHHLPDGTISFIADRGFENITIHKV; encoded by the coding sequence ATGCAAGTTGAAACCTCGTCCAGTAAATACGGTATTAAACATTATCCGGACGCTATCCGGGAATGGAAGAAAGAAGGAAACTATTTTTGTTTTTACACTACCGAAACCATTTTGGAAGTAAGGGTGATCGCAGACAAGATCATCCGTTTCCGCTACGCTGCCGACGGCACTTTCCAGCGTGACTTTTCCTACGCCACCAGCGACACCCTCGAAGAATCCCCTATTACTTTCGGCATTAAAGAATGGGAGGAGACTTTTGAAATATATACCGACGTTCTTAAAGTGTTCATTGCCAGGGACAACCTGCGTATCACCATTACCGATAAAGACGGGAAAGTGATCAACCAGGACGAAATGGGCTTCCACTGGCAGCACTACCTGCAAAAAGGCGGTAAAATCGTCTATTGCAGCAAACTCGTGCAGGAAGACGAGTGTTTCTACGGCCTGGGCGACAAGCCGACGGAGCTGAACCTGCGCGGCAAACGCCTCGAAAACTACGGCACCGACGCCTACGGCTACCAGAAAGACACCGACCCGCTATACCGCAACATCCCCTTTTATTACGGGCTGCACAACGGCATCGGCTATGGCATCTTCTTCGATAATACTTTCCGTACCATTTTCGATTTCGGTAAAGAACGGGAAGACGCCTGCAGCTTCTGGGCCCGCGGCGGGGAAATGAACTACTACTTCATCTACGGTCCTGAACTTCTGGATGTGGCTGCTTCATATACCCGTATTACCGGCACGCCGGAACTGCCGCCCCTGTGGACGCTCGGCTATCACCAGTGCCGCTGGAGCTACTACCCCGACAGCCGTGTCCGGGAAATAGCCGCCGAATTCAGAAAACGCCGGATTCCCTGCGATGTCATCTACCTTGACATCGATTACATGGAAGGCTTCCGCTGTTTTACCTGGAGCAAAGAATACTTTCCCGATCCGGCAGGCCTCATCAGGGACCTCGCCGCACAGGGTTTTAAAGTAGTAGTGATCATCGACCCGGGCATTAAAGTAGACCCGGAGTACAGCATCTACCAGGAAGGCGTGAAAAACAACTACTTCTGCAAACGGGCAGACGGCGCACTCATGGAAGGCGACGTATGGCCGGGTAAATGCGTGTTCCCCGATTTCACCAACCCGGAAGTAAGAGAATGGTGGAGCAGCCTTTTTAAAGGACTCGCAGAAACCGGCGTCCGCGGCGTATGGAACGATATGAACGAACCGGCTGTTTTTGAAATGGGTACTTTCCCGGAAGACGTACGGCACGACTATGACGGCGAAGAGGTAAGCCACCGTAAAGCCCACAACGTATATGGTCACCTGATGAGCAAGGCCACCGCCGCCGGTATGAAAAAATACCTGCTGCCCAACAGGCCCTTCCTCATTACACGCTCCTGCTATGCGGGCGCACAACGCTGGTCTTCCGTATGGACCGGCGACAACGTCTCCAGCTGGGAACACCTCTGGCTGGCCTCTGTTCAGTGCCAGCGCCTCGCAGTGTCCGGCCTCTCCTTCGCCGGCAGCGATATCGGCGGCTTTATCGGAGAGCCCGACGGAGAACTCTATACCCGCTGGATCCAGCTGGGCACCTTCCACCCGTTGATGCGCACCCACTCCGCCAGCAACGAAACCGGCTTCAACCAGGAACCGTGGAGCTTCGGGCCGGACTATGAAAAAATTGTCGCCAGGTTCATTTCCCTGCGGTATGAACTGCTGCCCTATCTGTATACCACCTTCTGGCAATACGCCACCCACGGCACGCCCATGCTGCGGCCCATCGCCTTCGTGGCACAGCATGATCCGGCTACCCATAACTGCACACACGAGTTCATGGCAGGCGATGCCCTGCTGATCAGCCATGTGAGCGAAGAAGGGATGAAAGAGAAAGCCGTATACCTGCCACAGGGTCAATGGTACTATTTCTGGAATGATAAGGTGTACAATGGCGGCCAACAGGTGACTGTGGCCACGCCACTGGAAGAAATGCCGTTGTTTGTAAAGGCCGGCGCTGTCGTTCCCCGCTACCCTGTTATGCAGCATACCTATGAAACACCCATCACGGAAATGCTGCTGCATGTTTACTACGGCGATACCGTTACACAAAGCACACTGTATGAAGATGCCGGTGATCATTACGGTTACAAGAACGGCCAGTACAATGTCATCACTTTCAAACAGGTCTCTTCGGCAGAACAGTTTATGCTGAAGAAAAAATATTTCGTCAACTATGAAACAGCGTATAGCCATCACCGTATTATCCTGCATGGCCTGCCATTTGAAGCAGGCGCCGTGCTGGTAGACGGCGTACCGCTGATGCTGACTGCCGAACATCACTTACCTGACGGCACTATTTCGTTTATAGCTGACCGTGGGTTCGAAAATATTACGATCCACAAAGTGTAA
- a CDS encoding YCF48-related protein has product MTILARYIQRPATGAFRQMIFLKRLLSQSLLLLMLTTAYIQVSAQNTYQLHTLEAQPPLKSIRGLSAVSDDVVWASGTGGMVGRSINGGADWEWHQVKACDSCDWRSLYAFNDRKAVVINAGEPAHVFLTEDGGQSWQRVYFNATPGIFFDAVAFYNEQEGIAIGDPLQQHFAVLRTHDGGRTWQLDTPAQSPEAATGESIFAASGTSLIGRKGLTTFVTGGTVSRIHTLSGHQWSSRPLPLLQGQPSMGAFSVAFLDNRSGIVVGGDYRNDTLRQQNCLLTSDGGRTWTSPRTAPGGFKSAVTWLTAKILVATGTSGTDISVNGGKDWQKIGAGFHCAVKARKGKRLFLAGKSIGYLEI; this is encoded by the coding sequence ATGACCATACTTGCCCGTTACATTCAACGTCCTGCTACCGGTGCTTTCCGGCAGATGATTTTCCTGAAGCGCCTGCTCAGTCAAAGCCTGCTTTTGCTGATGCTCACCACCGCCTATATTCAGGTGTCCGCACAAAATACTTATCAGCTTCACACGCTGGAAGCGCAACCACCCCTGAAAAGCATACGCGGCCTTAGTGCTGTGAGCGACGACGTGGTATGGGCATCCGGTACCGGCGGCATGGTAGGCCGCAGCATCAACGGCGGCGCGGACTGGGAATGGCATCAGGTAAAGGCATGCGACAGCTGCGACTGGCGCTCGCTCTACGCGTTTAACGATCGTAAAGCGGTGGTGATCAACGCCGGCGAACCGGCGCATGTGTTCCTGACGGAAGACGGCGGACAGTCCTGGCAGCGGGTATACTTCAACGCTACTCCCGGCATTTTCTTTGATGCTGTTGCCTTTTATAATGAACAGGAAGGTATCGCTATCGGCGATCCGCTGCAACAACATTTTGCAGTGCTCCGTACGCATGACGGCGGCCGCACCTGGCAATTGGATACGCCGGCACAATCCCCCGAAGCCGCTACCGGCGAGTCCATCTTCGCGGCCAGCGGTACCAGCCTCATAGGCCGCAAAGGCCTCACCACCTTCGTGACCGGGGGTACCGTATCCCGCATCCATACGCTGTCCGGCCACCAATGGAGCAGCAGGCCCTTGCCCCTGTTACAGGGACAACCCAGTATGGGCGCCTTCTCTGTGGCATTCCTGGACAACCGCAGCGGCATCGTGGTTGGCGGCGATTACCGCAACGACACCCTTCGTCAACAAAACTGTCTGCTGACCAGCGATGGCGGCCGTACCTGGACCAGCCCACGCACGGCGCCCGGCGGATTCAAATCCGCCGTCACCTGGCTCACAGCTAAAATACTGGTCGCCACCGGCACTTCCGGCACAGATATTTCTGTCAACGGGGGCAAAGACTGGCAGAAGATAGGCGCAGGATTTCATTGCGCTGTTAAAGCAAGAAAAGGAAAACGCCTATTTTTGGCGGGAAAATCCATTGGATATTTAGAAATTTAG
- a CDS encoding ligand-binding sensor domain-containing protein, with product MGTGILYAQEKPYIFDSYSVNDGLSQSTIFDITQDDQGFLWIATRDGINRFDGYTFNEYRYKPSSQARAGEGKGELVPRGSNGNRAVINRFDLKGYKGYSFYHDRHHQLLLVHNNGISLYDKYRNNFRNVLIDTSNVNAQERDANVKFRILGEDAATRSLWVWRPMKGLYVLDDSSYVTRRIILYPPQFQRMGIIPSALLKDGNTIWMSGDEGELLALDIQTLQLQTYCLPGVGRNAIMRNLNADSILIVSEGHIVVFNKRRNKFSDLSYDYRNEWGDAFTPNVMEIDHEGNAWIGGTDGILIYSIARNEIIRHIVSFNTFETRSYNLVSYLYRDGSDNMWVGTDGDGVKKYSPHKKVFNLYRSPYISHNMVQAVYKHDDGKLYVGLMRDGLNIYGEGGKFLERISNELYPHKFPGNDLGAICRENFEHLWLHFAGMHIGLFNVQTKAFRDLTAKVDALQLPPQKDPFPFLFKRANGELYFNYGRYLLRFEEHGGYDYTVSVVHDFQDELLTTYFEDHMGNQYVGTKSALYIKHLADSHWRYVKLPEGTTVKGINKTPHKELLVATNKGLFVYDASGRLKTHYNSYDYPKLINDYMYGVLLDDKDRIWVSHNKGVTQINPVTREITTFNHEDGLQSNEFNTGAFYKSIDGELFFGGTRGVNGFYPKNFRKNPFNSKVIIRRMEVLDKPYESDTAISLLKRVELPYNQNTIAIEFVPLEYTNPLKNKVQYKLEGADEDWVEAGAFRMARYTNLHPGSYIFKVKASNNDDSWNTTPTMLEIQIRIPFWQSLWFRFLLLLLLLGIAYYFSTLYLDYKIRHEKLKLEKEQAVDQERARISSDMHDDLGSGLSTIRLLSEIAKRKIPDTSQTKEIERISETAGEMIDKMSEIIWAMNSSNDSLANLIAYMRSFAADFLEHAHISHQFFFPEVIPDIKLSGGTRRNIYLAVKESLHNVVKHAKATEVIIEVKMHKNMTIMIKDNGKGFDQEKVRLFGNGLKNIQKRMMAVGGNADITSNNGTIVFLDIPLN from the coding sequence ATGGGTACCGGTATATTATATGCGCAGGAGAAGCCGTATATTTTTGACAGCTACAGTGTAAATGACGGGCTTTCCCAAAGCACCATTTTTGATATCACGCAGGACGACCAGGGCTTTCTCTGGATCGCCACCCGCGATGGCATTAACCGTTTTGACGGCTATACTTTCAACGAATACCGCTACAAACCCAGCTCCCAGGCGAGGGCAGGGGAAGGGAAAGGCGAGCTGGTGCCCCGTGGCAGCAACGGCAACCGGGCGGTGATCAACCGGTTTGACCTGAAAGGTTACAAAGGATATTCTTTCTATCACGACCGTCATCACCAGCTGCTGCTGGTCCATAACAATGGGATCAGCCTATACGACAAGTATCGTAATAATTTCCGCAACGTACTGATAGACACCTCTAATGTAAATGCCCAGGAGCGGGACGCCAACGTGAAATTCCGCATACTGGGGGAAGATGCCGCTACCCGGAGCCTGTGGGTATGGCGCCCTATGAAAGGGCTGTACGTGCTGGACGACAGTTCGTATGTGACCCGCCGTATTATCCTGTATCCGCCGCAGTTTCAGCGGATGGGCATTATTCCTTCCGCCTTGCTGAAGGATGGCAACACCATCTGGATGAGTGGCGACGAAGGGGAACTGCTGGCGCTCGATATTCAGACGCTGCAGCTGCAAACCTACTGCCTGCCCGGTGTTGGCAGGAATGCTATTATGCGTAACCTGAATGCGGATTCCATCCTGATCGTCAGCGAAGGGCATATTGTCGTGTTCAACAAACGCCGCAACAAATTCAGCGATCTCAGTTATGATTACCGGAATGAATGGGGAGATGCTTTCACTCCCAATGTGATGGAGATCGATCATGAAGGCAACGCCTGGATTGGCGGGACCGACGGCATACTGATTTACAGTATCGCCCGCAACGAAATTATCCGGCATATCGTCAGCTTCAATACATTTGAAACCCGCTCCTACAACCTCGTCAGCTACCTTTATCGCGACGGTTCCGATAACATGTGGGTGGGCACTGATGGTGACGGCGTAAAAAAATATTCCCCGCATAAAAAGGTGTTCAACCTCTACCGCTCTCCTTATATCTCCCACAATATGGTGCAGGCGGTATACAAGCACGATGACGGCAAATTGTATGTGGGCCTGATGCGCGACGGACTGAACATCTATGGCGAAGGCGGTAAGTTCCTGGAGCGTATCAGTAACGAACTGTATCCGCATAAGTTCCCGGGCAATGACCTGGGGGCTATCTGCCGGGAGAATTTTGAACACCTGTGGCTGCATTTCGCCGGTATGCATATCGGCCTGTTCAATGTGCAGACCAAAGCTTTCCGGGACCTGACAGCCAAAGTGGACGCACTGCAGCTGCCGCCGCAGAAAGACCCGTTCCCCTTTCTCTTCAAACGGGCCAACGGTGAACTGTATTTTAATTATGGCCGTTACCTGCTGCGTTTCGAAGAACATGGCGGTTATGATTATACCGTGTCTGTGGTGCATGATTTCCAGGATGAACTACTGACCACTTACTTCGAGGACCATATGGGCAATCAGTATGTGGGCACCAAGTCGGCCCTGTATATCAAACACCTGGCCGATTCCCACTGGCGGTATGTGAAGTTGCCGGAAGGCACTACGGTAAAAGGCATCAACAAAACACCACACAAAGAGTTGCTGGTGGCCACCAATAAAGGGTTGTTCGTGTATGACGCTTCAGGGCGGCTGAAAACGCACTATAACAGTTACGACTATCCGAAACTGATCAACGATTACATGTACGGAGTGTTGCTGGATGACAAAGACCGTATCTGGGTGAGCCACAACAAAGGAGTAACACAGATCAACCCGGTTACCCGCGAGATCACCACGTTTAATCATGAAGACGGGCTACAGTCCAATGAGTTTAATACCGGCGCTTTTTATAAGTCTATCGACGGGGAATTGTTTTTCGGTGGTACCCGCGGGGTAAATGGTTTTTATCCGAAGAATTTCCGGAAGAACCCGTTCAATTCCAAGGTGATTATCAGGAGGATGGAAGTGCTGGACAAGCCTTATGAGTCAGACACCGCCATTTCGTTGCTGAAGCGGGTAGAGCTGCCTTACAACCAGAACACGATCGCAATTGAGTTTGTGCCGCTGGAGTATACCAACCCTTTGAAAAACAAGGTACAGTACAAGCTGGAAGGAGCTGATGAAGACTGGGTGGAGGCCGGTGCTTTCCGGATGGCGCGCTATACGAACCTGCATCCCGGCAGTTATATTTTTAAAGTGAAAGCTTCCAACAATGATGACAGCTGGAACACAACGCCCACGATGCTGGAGATACAGATCCGGATACCGTTCTGGCAATCGCTGTGGTTCAGATTTTTATTACTGTTGTTGCTGTTAGGCATTGCATATTATTTCTCTACGTTGTATCTTGATTATAAAATACGGCATGAGAAACTAAAACTGGAAAAAGAGCAGGCGGTAGACCAGGAGCGGGCGCGTATTTCCAGCGATATGCACGATGATCTGGGGTCTGGTTTGTCCACGATCAGGCTGCTGAGCGAAATAGCCAAAAGAAAGATACCGGACACATCGCAAACGAAAGAGATTGAGCGCATTAGTGAAACAGCCGGGGAGATGATCGACAAGATGAGTGAAATCATCTGGGCGATGAATTCCTCCAATGATTCCCTGGCCAATCTGATCGCGTATATGCGCAGTTTTGCTGCCGATTTCCTGGAGCACGCGCACATCTCGCATCAGTTTTTCTTCCCTGAAGTTATTCCGGATATTAAGCTGAGCGGCGGCACACGCCGGAACATTTACCTGGCGGTGAAGGAATCGCTGCATAATGTGGTGAAACATGCGAAGGCAACAGAGGTAATCATTGAAGTGAAAATGCATAAAAACATGACGATCATGATCAAAGACAACGGCAAAGGGTTTGACCAGGAGAAGGTGCGTTTGTTTGGCAATGGCTTGAAAAATATACAGAAGCGGATGATGGCCGTAGGCGGCAATGCAGACATCACTTCCAACAACGGCACAATAGTTTTTCTCGATATCCCACTAAATTAA
- a CDS encoding response regulator transcription factor — MTVYSKKKAQDNMDIISIAIVEDNHDIRTAMELLINGSDGYACVGTFNNAETALEQIPHLLPNVVLMDFNLPGGMNGIECIARLKAEYQDMQFMMLTVYEDDDKIFMALEAGASGYILKKTSPGELLEAIRDLHEGGSPMSSQIARRVVAFFQKQAKPNPALEALTTREKEILDQLSKGFLYKEIASNLFISIETVRRHVHNIYEKLHVRSRTDAVNKYYNR; from the coding sequence ATGACGGTATACTCAAAGAAGAAGGCCCAGGATAACATGGACATCATTTCTATTGCGATAGTAGAAGATAACCATGATATCCGCACGGCTATGGAATTGCTGATTAATGGTTCTGACGGTTATGCCTGTGTTGGCACCTTCAATAATGCAGAAACCGCACTGGAGCAAATCCCTCACCTGCTGCCCAACGTAGTCCTGATGGATTTTAATCTTCCCGGTGGGATGAATGGTATTGAATGTATTGCCCGGTTGAAAGCGGAGTACCAGGATATGCAGTTTATGATGCTCACTGTATATGAAGATGACGACAAAATTTTCATGGCACTGGAAGCCGGCGCCAGTGGGTACATCCTCAAAAAAACCTCTCCCGGTGAACTGCTGGAAGCCATCAGGGATCTGCACGAAGGCGGTTCGCCGATGAGTTCTCAGATTGCCAGAAGGGTGGTGGCCTTTTTCCAGAAACAGGCAAAACCTAACCCGGCGCTGGAAGCATTGACCACGCGCGAAAAAGAAATTCTCGATCAGTTATCGAAAGGATTCCTCTACAAGGAAATTGCCAGCAACCTGTTTATCAGTATCGAAACAGTGAGACGGCACGTTCATAATATTTATGAGAAACTGCACGTCCGCAGCAGGACGGACGCGGTAAACAAATACTACAACCGCTAA
- a CDS encoding DNA topoisomerase IV subunit B → MANTDKTDNKDLFASYTEDSIRSLDWREHIRLRPGMYIGKLGDGSSMDDGIYILLKEVADNCIDEHTMGFGKQIDLKVTEHSVTVRDFGRGIPLGKVVDVVSKINTGAKYDSKAFQKSVGLNGVGTKAVNALSSYFRVQSVRDGRMKVAEFERGVLVKEHKETATSEPNGTLVTFTPDDTVFKNYRYIPEFLENQIWNYCFLNAGLTVNFNGKKYLSKNGLLDLLQRKTNEEDLRYPIIHLKGEDIEVAITHENQYGEEYYSFVNGQHTTQGGTHLAAFREAFVKTVRDFYKKDYEATDIRSSICAAISVRVQEPVFESQTKTKLGSQVVFEGGPSVKAFVLDFLSKHLDDFLHRNPAIADAMKKRIEQSERERKELAGIKKLANERAKKANLHNRKLRDCRIHLNEEFTGKDKAEQEAKRLETTIFITEGDSASGSITKSRNVETQAVFSLRGKPLNSFGLTKKIVYENEEFNLLQHALNIEEGLEGLRYNNIVVATDADVDGMHIRLLILTFFLQFFPDLVKNGHVYILETPLFRVRNKQQTIYCYSEEEKQKAVKKLGNKPEITRFKGLGEISPEEFGRFIGDDIRIEPIILSKDIHIQKLLEYYMGKNTQTRQEFIINNLRYEKDLIEE, encoded by the coding sequence ATGGCAAACACGGATAAGACGGATAACAAAGATCTATTTGCTTCCTATACGGAAGACTCCATACGGTCACTGGACTGGCGGGAGCACATCCGCCTCCGTCCCGGTATGTACATCGGTAAGCTGGGCGATGGTTCCAGCATGGACGACGGCATTTACATCCTGCTCAAGGAGGTGGCCGACAACTGTATCGATGAACACACCATGGGATTCGGCAAGCAGATAGACCTGAAAGTAACCGAGCACAGTGTGACGGTGCGCGACTTTGGTCGTGGTATTCCGCTGGGCAAGGTAGTAGATGTGGTGAGTAAGATCAATACCGGCGCCAAATATGACAGCAAGGCCTTTCAGAAATCTGTCGGCCTCAACGGGGTGGGTACCAAAGCGGTGAACGCCCTCTCCAGTTATTTCCGCGTGCAGTCGGTGCGCGATGGCCGCATGAAAGTGGCGGAGTTTGAACGCGGCGTACTGGTCAAGGAACATAAAGAAACCGCTACTTCCGAACCGAACGGCACCCTCGTGACCTTCACGCCGGATGATACCGTTTTCAAAAACTATCGTTACATCCCGGAATTCCTCGAAAACCAGATCTGGAACTACTGCTTCCTGAACGCCGGTCTGACAGTGAATTTCAACGGTAAAAAATACCTCTCCAAAAATGGTCTGCTGGACCTGCTGCAGCGTAAAACCAACGAGGAAGACCTGCGCTATCCCATCATCCACCTGAAAGGAGAAGATATAGAAGTGGCCATCACCCACGAAAACCAATACGGTGAGGAGTACTATTCCTTCGTGAACGGCCAGCATACCACCCAGGGCGGTACGCACCTCGCGGCTTTCCGGGAGGCTTTCGTGAAAACCGTACGCGACTTCTACAAAAAAGATTATGAAGCCACCGACATCCGTTCTTCCATCTGCGCGGCCATCTCCGTACGGGTACAGGAACCGGTGTTCGAATCCCAGACCAAAACCAAACTGGGCTCACAGGTGGTATTCGAAGGCGGTCCTTCTGTAAAAGCATTTGTGCTGGACTTCCTCTCCAAACACCTCGACGATTTCCTGCATCGTAACCCGGCGATAGCCGACGCGATGAAGAAACGCATCGAACAGAGCGAACGCGAAAGAAAAGAACTGGCAGGCATTAAAAAGCTGGCCAACGAAAGAGCAAAGAAAGCCAACCTGCACAACCGTAAACTGCGCGATTGCCGCATCCACCTCAATGAAGAGTTTACCGGCAAAGACAAAGCTGAACAGGAAGCCAAACGGCTGGAAACGACCATCTTCATTACGGAAGGTGATTCCGCCAGCGGCTCCATCACCAAGTCCCGCAACGTGGAAACACAGGCGGTGTTCAGTCTGCGCGGTAAACCCCTGAACAGCTTCGGCCTCACTAAAAAGATCGTGTACGAAAATGAGGAATTTAACCTCCTCCAACACGCGCTTAATATTGAAGAAGGATTGGAAGGGCTGCGCTACAACAACATTGTAGTGGCAACCGATGCCGATGTGGACGGTATGCACATCCGTCTGCTGATCCTCACGTTCTTCCTGCAGTTCTTCCCCGACCTGGTGAAAAACGGGCACGTATATATCCTGGAAACGCCGCTGTTCCGCGTACGTAACAAGCAGCAGACCATCTACTGTTACTCCGAAGAGGAGAAACAGAAAGCAGTGAAGAAACTGGGCAACAAACCGGAGATCACCCGCTTTAAAGGATTGGGAGAGATTTCCCCGGAAGAATTCGGCCGCTTTATCGGCGATGACATCCGTATCGAGCCGATCATCCTGTCGAAAGACATTCATATCCAGAAACTGCTGGAATATTATATGGGCAAAAACACCCAGACCAGACAGGAGTTCATTATCAACAACCTGCGGTACGAAAAAGACCTGATTGAAGAGTAA
- a CDS encoding DUF1835 domain-containing protein, giving the protein MLHIVFGEAAIPVMTEAISMDEKMQGELLCFEDDLSVGPLFILDTKEGQANRRQWWQQISATASQPQLQPELLPETPATETVAPAAEETPGDAEALKALKTRLKEDQELEVWIWAGQNARDVCGYYWLVSQLYDFAGRIHIIYLNNLPFLNEKGAIFYPTHLHQILPREFLKAKKLARPISLAEFELDGDEWHRLMNENAGIRMLEGGKKIKGEPTLFYDKELLAQTGKEFVKAWRVVQQVTGKLKYPVLDLFLGWRLKELVKEGKVESKGDLKTIRDFEVKLPGETNTENPVSE; this is encoded by the coding sequence ATGTTACACATCGTGTTTGGCGAGGCTGCAATACCGGTAATGACCGAAGCCATCAGCATGGACGAAAAAATGCAGGGCGAACTGCTTTGCTTTGAAGACGACCTGTCTGTTGGCCCGTTGTTTATCCTCGATACCAAAGAAGGGCAGGCCAACCGCCGCCAGTGGTGGCAGCAGATCAGCGCTACGGCTTCACAGCCGCAGCTGCAGCCGGAATTACTGCCGGAAACGCCTGCTACGGAAACCGTTGCTCCGGCCGCGGAAGAAACGCCGGGCGATGCAGAAGCGCTGAAAGCCCTGAAAACACGCCTGAAAGAGGACCAGGAGCTGGAAGTATGGATATGGGCCGGCCAGAACGCCCGCGACGTATGCGGCTACTACTGGCTGGTAAGCCAGCTGTATGACTTTGCAGGCCGCATCCATATCATCTACCTCAATAACCTGCCTTTCCTGAATGAAAAAGGCGCTATTTTTTATCCTACCCACCTGCACCAGATACTGCCCAGGGAATTCCTGAAAGCGAAGAAACTGGCCAGGCCCATCTCCCTTGCGGAGTTTGAACTGGATGGAGATGAATGGCACCGCCTCATGAATGAGAACGCCGGTATCCGGATGCTGGAAGGCGGTAAAAAAATCAAAGGAGAGCCCACCCTGTTTTATGACAAGGAACTGCTGGCACAAACCGGTAAGGAGTTTGTCAAGGCATGGCGGGTGGTACAACAGGTGACCGGCAAGCTGAAATACCCGGTGCTGGACCTGTTTCTCGGATGGCGTCTGAAAGAGCTGGTGAAAGAAGGTAAAGTGGAAAGTAAAGGCGACCTGAAAACCATCCGTGACTTTGAAGTGAAACTGCCGGGAGAAACGAACACCGAAAATCCTGTATCGGAATGA